In Sphingomonas sp. PAMC26645, one DNA window encodes the following:
- the nusB gene encoding transcription antitermination factor NusB — protein MTRTAPRTKARAAARLAAVQATYQHEMEGTAMPVLLNEFHQHRLGATIEDVEYAEADVDFFDDLVTGANARAGEIDVLIEGKLAKGWTLARLDKPMKAIIRVGTYELLARKDVPVAAVISEYVDVAHAFYDKRESGFVNGLLDGIAKEVRA, from the coding sequence ATGACTCGAACCGCCCCCCGCACCAAGGCGCGTGCCGCCGCTCGCCTCGCCGCCGTCCAGGCGACTTACCAGCACGAGATGGAGGGCACCGCGATGCCCGTCCTGCTCAACGAATTCCACCAGCACCGGCTTGGCGCGACGATCGAAGACGTCGAATATGCCGAGGCCGATGTCGACTTCTTCGACGATCTGGTGACCGGCGCCAACGCGCGCGCCGGCGAGATCGACGTGCTGATCGAGGGCAAGCTGGCCAAGGGCTGGACGCTCGCCCGGCTCGACAAGCCGATGAAGGCGATTATCCGCGTTGGTACGTATGAGCTGCTGGCGCGCAAGGACGTGCCGGTCGCTGCGGTGATCAGCGAGTATGTCGATGTGGCGCATGCGTTCTACGACAAGCGGGAATCGGGCTTCGTGAACGGGCTGCTTGATGGCATCGCGAAGGAAGTGCGCGCCTGA
- a CDS encoding glutathione S-transferase — protein MAYKLWYWPSLQGRGEFVRLALEGAEIAYEDCARGVGEEGLLADLNDRTGRPPLAPPYLELDGLVIAQVANILMYLGERHGLAPSNMADRLWLNQLQLTIADLVAEVHNVHHPVAMMDYYDDQKPEAARAAKQFREARMPKYLGHFEDAAQANAGDWLIDHKWSYADTSLFQVIEGLRYMFPKRMKTLEPDYPNLVRIRDQVAELPSIKAYLKSDRRLAFNTDGIFRAYPELDAE, from the coding sequence ATGGCGTACAAGCTCTGGTACTGGCCCTCGCTGCAAGGCCGCGGCGAGTTCGTCCGGCTCGCGCTCGAAGGTGCCGAGATCGCGTATGAGGATTGCGCGCGTGGCGTAGGCGAAGAGGGTTTGCTCGCCGATCTGAACGACCGTACCGGACGGCCGCCGCTCGCGCCGCCGTATCTGGAGCTCGACGGCCTGGTGATCGCGCAGGTCGCCAACATCCTGATGTATCTAGGCGAGCGTCACGGCCTCGCGCCGTCGAACATGGCGGACCGGCTGTGGCTTAACCAGCTCCAGCTGACGATCGCCGACCTCGTCGCGGAGGTCCACAACGTCCATCATCCGGTCGCGATGATGGACTATTACGACGACCAGAAACCCGAGGCCGCGCGTGCCGCCAAGCAGTTTCGCGAGGCGCGGATGCCGAAGTATCTCGGCCATTTCGAGGATGCAGCGCAGGCGAATGCGGGCGACTGGCTGATCGATCACAAATGGAGCTACGCCGATACGTCGCTGTTTCAGGTGATCGAGGGGCTGCGGTACATGTTCCCGAAGCGGATGAAGACGCTCGAACCCGACTATCCGAATTTGGTCCGGATTCGCGATCAGGTCGCCGAACTGCCCAGCATCAAGGCCTATCTGAAAAGCGACCGCCGCCTCGCCTTCAACACCGACGGCATCTTCCGTGCCTATCCGGAACTGGATGCCGAATGA
- a CDS encoding BolA family protein, with translation MTDLATGSVQDQITARLTATLAPTQLTVVNESGLHAGHMGDDGTGETHFRVEVETPQFEGLNRVARQRLVNQALAELLSTKIHALAIKARAPGEI, from the coding sequence ATGACAGACCTCGCCACCGGCTCCGTACAGGACCAGATCACCGCCCGCCTCACCGCGACACTCGCCCCGACGCAGCTGACCGTCGTCAACGAGAGCGGGCTTCACGCCGGCCATATGGGCGACGACGGTACCGGTGAAACGCATTTTCGCGTCGAGGTAGAAACCCCGCAGTTCGAAGGCCTTAATCGCGTCGCCCGCCAGCGGCTCGTGAACCAGGCGCTCGCCGAACTGTTGAGCACGAAGATTCACGCGCTCGCCATCAAGGCCCGCGCGCCTGGGGAAATCTGA
- a CDS encoding pirin family protein, giving the protein MLDDFVLQTILPSTHDLGGFKVHRTLPNKERTMVGPFLFFDQMGPAHLDVGQGIDVRPHPHINLSTVTYLFDGAIDHRDSLGTQARIEPGAVNLMTAGHGIVHSERSPGDERAEGPNLSGIQTWLAMPEAVEEIDPAFEHATKAQLPTIEAHGARSRIIMGSLWGQTAPTTTYSGTIYADIALDPGASVPIDAAAEERAIYLAMGEATLEGVKLEPQVLYVLRPGISATLRSAHGGRAMLCGGDAFTTPRHVWWNFVSSSRDRIEQAKRDWNAGNFPKVPGDEKEWIEIPAIPKTVSYP; this is encoded by the coding sequence ATGCTCGATGATTTCGTCCTCCAGACCATCCTGCCGTCGACGCACGATCTCGGCGGGTTCAAAGTCCATCGCACGCTGCCGAACAAGGAACGGACGATGGTCGGGCCGTTCCTGTTCTTCGACCAGATGGGCCCGGCTCATCTCGATGTCGGCCAAGGCATCGACGTGCGGCCGCATCCGCACATCAACCTGTCGACCGTCACATACTTGTTCGACGGCGCGATCGACCACCGCGATTCGCTCGGCACGCAGGCGCGAATCGAGCCCGGCGCGGTCAATCTGATGACCGCGGGCCACGGCATCGTCCATTCCGAGCGCTCGCCCGGCGACGAGCGCGCCGAAGGGCCGAACCTGTCGGGTATCCAGACCTGGTTGGCGATGCCCGAGGCGGTCGAGGAGATCGACCCGGCGTTCGAGCACGCCACCAAGGCACAGCTGCCGACGATCGAGGCGCACGGCGCACGCTCGCGAATCATCATGGGGAGTCTGTGGGGCCAGACCGCGCCGACGACGACCTATTCGGGGACGATCTACGCCGACATCGCGCTCGATCCGGGCGCGAGCGTGCCGATCGACGCCGCGGCCGAAGAGCGCGCGATCTACCTCGCGATGGGCGAGGCGACGCTGGAAGGCGTGAAGCTGGAGCCGCAGGTGCTGTACGTGCTGCGGCCCGGTATCTCGGCGACGCTGCGATCCGCGCATGGTGGTCGCGCGATGCTATGCGGCGGCGATGCGTTCACGACACCGCGCCACGTCTGGTGGAATTTCGTTAGCTCGAGCCGTGACCGGATCGAGCAGGCGAAACGCGATTGGAACGCGGGCAACTTCCCCAAAGTACCCGGCGACGAAAAGGAATGGATCGAAATCCCCGCGATCCCGAAAACGGTAAGCTATCCATGA
- a CDS encoding alpha/beta hydrolase, whose protein sequence is MTLQRIPLSTGVELDIAISGDPASPPIILLHGFPESHRTWRDIAPDLARDHYVIAPDQRGFARSSKPEGVDSYTPDKIVADLIALANHLKIDRFTLVGHDWGGAVAWMAALRHPERIAKLVIINAPHPLVFQRTMFDDLEQRAASQYIRAFRNPDLEKHIESIGLETFFDTSFSKHADLAAMAEDKAAYLDEWGQPGAITGMLNWYRASAIVVPEIDETPPRPAFLDAPFPPTAMPVLVIWGMQDSALLPSQLDLAEYVPDLTIEKIDAGHFVPWQKPDAVIAAMRRWGV, encoded by the coding sequence ATGACACTACAACGCATCCCATTATCCACCGGCGTAGAACTCGACATCGCGATCAGCGGCGACCCCGCGTCCCCGCCAATCATCCTGCTCCACGGCTTCCCCGAATCGCACCGCACGTGGCGCGACATCGCCCCGGACCTCGCCCGCGACCATTACGTGATCGCCCCCGACCAACGCGGCTTCGCGCGCTCCTCCAAACCCGAAGGCGTCGACAGCTACACCCCAGACAAGATCGTCGCCGACCTGATCGCGCTCGCCAATCACCTCAAGATCGACCGCTTCACGCTGGTCGGCCACGACTGGGGCGGCGCGGTCGCTTGGATGGCGGCGCTGCGCCACCCCGAGCGCATCGCGAAGCTCGTCATTATCAACGCGCCGCACCCGCTCGTCTTCCAGCGCACCATGTTCGACGACCTCGAACAGCGCGCCGCCAGCCAGTATATCCGCGCCTTCCGCAACCCCGATCTCGAAAAGCACATCGAGTCGATCGGGCTCGAAACCTTCTTCGACACCAGTTTCTCGAAACACGCCGATCTTGCCGCTATGGCCGAGGACAAGGCCGCCTATCTCGACGAATGGGGCCAGCCCGGCGCGATTACCGGCATGCTCAACTGGTACCGCGCCAGCGCGATCGTCGTGCCCGAAATAGACGAGACCCCGCCCCGCCCCGCCTTCCTCGATGCACCGTTTCCGCCGACCGCGATGCCAGTGCTGGTGATCTGGGGCATGCAGGACAGCGCGCTGCTGCCGAGCCAGCTCGACCTTGCCGAGTATGTGCCCGACCTCACGATCGAGAAGATCGACGCGGGGCATTTCGTGCCGTGGCAAAAGCCCGATGCGGTGATCGCGGCGATGCGCCGTTGGGGTGTCTGA
- the cobS gene encoding cobaltochelatase subunit CobS codes for MTDIPNTQPDSRETTILDAPDRMVKVREMFGIDSDMEVPAFSEADERVPDLDPAYVFDADTTLAVLAGFAHNRRVMVQGYHGTGKSTHIEQVAARLKWPCIRINLDAHISRIDLIGRDAIVLKDGQQITEFREGLLPWALQTPTALVFDEYDAGRPDVMFVIQRVLETEGKLTLLDQNRVIRPNPWFRLFATANTVGLGDTSGLYHGTQQINQGQMDRWNIVVTLNYLPAKVEAQIVLAKSGEYDKPEGKKTVENMVRVADMTRKGFVNGDISTVMSPRTVITWAQNALIFGDVGFAFRLSFLNKCDEAERPLVAEYYQRVFGKDLPESVVGKA; via the coding sequence ATGACCGATATCCCGAATACCCAGCCAGATAGCCGCGAGACCACGATCCTCGACGCCCCCGACCGCATGGTGAAGGTGCGCGAGATGTTCGGGATCGATTCCGACATGGAAGTGCCGGCCTTCTCCGAAGCCGATGAGCGCGTGCCCGATCTCGATCCGGCGTACGTCTTCGATGCCGACACCACGCTCGCGGTCCTTGCCGGCTTCGCGCATAACCGTCGCGTTATGGTCCAGGGCTATCACGGCACCGGCAAGTCGACGCATATCGAGCAGGTCGCGGCGCGCCTTAAATGGCCGTGCATCCGAATCAATCTCGACGCGCACATCAGCCGTATCGACCTGATCGGCCGCGACGCGATCGTGCTGAAGGACGGCCAGCAGATCACCGAGTTCCGCGAGGGCCTGCTGCCCTGGGCGTTGCAGACGCCGACCGCGCTCGTGTTCGACGAGTACGACGCGGGCCGCCCGGACGTGATGTTCGTGATCCAGCGCGTGCTGGAAACCGAGGGCAAGCTGACGCTGCTCGACCAGAACCGCGTGATCCGCCCGAACCCGTGGTTCCGCCTGTTCGCGACCGCCAACACGGTGGGCTTGGGCGATACGAGCGGGCTGTATCACGGCACGCAGCAAATCAACCAGGGCCAGATGGACCGCTGGAACATCGTCGTGACGCTCAACTATCTGCCGGCCAAGGTCGAGGCGCAGATCGTGCTCGCCAAGTCGGGCGAATACGACAAGCCCGAGGGCAAGAAGACCGTCGAGAACATGGTCCGCGTCGCCGACATGACGCGCAAGGGCTTCGTCAACGGCGACATTTCGACCGTGATGAGCCCGCGTACGGTGATCACCTGGGCACAGAACGCGCTGATCTTCGGCGACGTCGGCTTCGCGTTCCGCCTGTCGTTCCTCAACAAGTGCGACGAGGCGGAGCGGCCGCTGGTTGCCGAATATTACCAGCGCGTGTTCGGCAAGGATCTCCCCGAGAGCGTGGTGGGCAAGGCCTAA
- the hisD gene encoding histidinol dehydrogenase, with protein sequence MIRLNTTDAEFATRFTALVEDRRESDAGVTQDVAAIIAAVRRDGETALRDLTQKHDRHDLEATGWQIDAADCKAAFEALDPDLRTALELAATRIRAYHEKQRPLDSDSVDSAGVRLGARWLPVDAAGIYVPGGRAAYPSSLLMNAIPAKVAGVGRLAMVTPTPDGQINPLVLAAAHLAGVDEVWRVGGAQAVAALAYGAGRIEPVDVITGPGNAWVAEAKRQVYGVVGIDMVAGPSEIVVVADALNDPEWTAADLLSQAEHDTTTQSILFTDDAAFADKVTDAVDRQLRDLATEAVARVAWDTNGAIVVVDTLADAIPLVDRLAAEHLQLAIPDPQGFFDRIRHAGSVFLGRYTPEAIGDYVAGPNHVLPTGRRARFASGLSVLDFMKRTSFLALDEAALRELGPATVALANAEGLPAHAKSVALRLRLNS encoded by the coding sequence GTGATCCGCCTCAACACCACCGACGCAGAATTCGCCACCCGCTTCACCGCACTCGTCGAGGATCGCCGCGAATCCGACGCGGGCGTCACACAGGACGTCGCCGCGATCATCGCGGCCGTCCGCCGCGACGGTGAAACCGCACTCCGCGACCTCACGCAGAAGCACGACCGCCACGACCTTGAAGCCACGGGCTGGCAGATCGACGCCGCCGACTGCAAGGCCGCGTTCGAGGCGCTCGATCCGGACCTGCGCACCGCGCTCGAACTCGCCGCCACTCGCATTCGCGCGTATCACGAGAAACAACGGCCGCTCGACAGCGACTCGGTCGACTCTGCTGGCGTAAGGCTCGGCGCACGCTGGTTGCCCGTCGATGCCGCCGGCATCTACGTCCCCGGTGGACGCGCCGCCTACCCCTCGTCGCTGCTGATGAATGCGATCCCCGCCAAGGTTGCGGGCGTCGGCCGTCTCGCGATGGTTACGCCGACACCGGATGGCCAGATCAACCCGCTGGTCCTTGCCGCCGCACATCTCGCGGGCGTCGATGAAGTCTGGCGAGTCGGTGGCGCGCAGGCTGTCGCAGCGCTCGCGTACGGCGCAGGCCGGATCGAGCCGGTCGACGTGATCACCGGCCCCGGCAACGCCTGGGTCGCCGAGGCCAAGCGCCAGGTCTACGGCGTCGTCGGCATCGACATGGTCGCGGGCCCTTCCGAGATCGTCGTCGTCGCGGACGCGCTCAACGACCCCGAATGGACCGCCGCCGACCTGCTCAGCCAGGCTGAGCATGACACGACCACGCAGTCGATCCTGTTCACTGACGACGCAGCGTTCGCCGACAAGGTGACGGACGCCGTGGACCGCCAGTTGCGCGACCTCGCCACCGAAGCCGTTGCGCGCGTTGCTTGGGACACCAACGGCGCGATCGTCGTCGTCGACACCCTGGCGGACGCGATCCCGCTGGTCGACCGCCTCGCCGCCGAGCATCTCCAGCTGGCGATCCCCGATCCGCAGGGCTTCTTCGACCGGATCCGTCACGCCGGCTCGGTGTTCCTTGGCCGCTACACGCCGGAAGCGATCGGCGATTACGTCGCCGGGCCGAACCACGTCCTCCCGACCGGCCGCCGCGCGCGATTTGCCAGCGGACTGTCGGTGCTCGACTTCATGAAGCGCACCAGTTTCCTGGCATTGGACGAAGCAGCCCTGCGCGAACTCGGCCCTGCGACCGTTGCACTGGCCAACGCCGAAGGGCTCCCTGCGCACGCAAAATCGGTGGCTTTGCGGCTGCGACTCAACAGTTAG
- the hisG gene encoding ATP phosphoribosyltransferase has protein sequence MPDSQIIIAVPKGRILAEALPLLARAGVHPEASFSDENSRALRFATNDPAISLIRVRAFDVATFVAHGAAQLGIVGSDVIAEFGYSELYAPVDLGIGHCRLSVAEPAEMAAQDDPRGWSHVRVATKYPHVTAAHFASRGVQAECVKLNGAMELAPTLGLAPRIVDLVSSGRTLLENGLVEVETIMEVTSRLVVNRAAMKTRSRVVPLVEAFRRAVEAQEIAA, from the coding sequence GTGCCAGATTCTCAGATCATTATCGCCGTCCCCAAGGGACGCATCCTCGCCGAGGCCCTGCCGTTACTCGCGCGCGCGGGGGTGCATCCCGAAGCTTCGTTCTCGGACGAGAATTCGCGTGCGTTGCGCTTTGCGACCAACGATCCAGCGATCTCGCTGATCCGGGTGCGCGCGTTCGACGTCGCCACGTTCGTTGCGCACGGTGCGGCGCAACTCGGCATCGTCGGGTCGGACGTGATCGCCGAGTTCGGCTATTCGGAGCTTTACGCGCCGGTCGATCTTGGCATCGGGCATTGCCGGTTGTCGGTCGCCGAACCTGCCGAGATGGCCGCGCAGGACGATCCGCGCGGCTGGAGCCATGTCCGCGTCGCGACCAAATACCCGCATGTGACGGCGGCGCATTTCGCGTCGCGGGGCGTCCAGGCGGAGTGCGTGAAGCTCAACGGCGCGATGGAACTGGCGCCGACGCTGGGGCTGGCACCGCGGATCGTCGATCTCGTGTCGTCCGGCCGCACGTTGCTGGAAAACGGCTTGGTGGAGGTCGAGACGATCATGGAAGTCACCAGCCGCCTAGTGGTCAACCGCGCTGCGATGAAGACGCGCAGCCGGGTGGTTCCGCTGGTCGAGGCGTTCCGTCGCGCGGTCGAAGCCCAGGAGATCGCAGCATGA
- the thiL gene encoding thiamine-phosphate kinase, which translates to MTEAEFIAALRRLPLHPAARGLNDDTALLDVGPLVVTTDTLVEGVHFLPTDPAQDIAWKLVATNLSDLAAKGARLEGILLNYPLGDDAWDRAFLEGLAEALTAFDTRIIGGDTVTLPPNAPRVLTVTAFGSDAAAPARNGARNGDALYVTGTIGDASAGLAIALGAQGPAELLAAYRRPQPRLGDGRILGPQVHAMMDVSDGLLIDASRMALASNLAVRIDLARIPLSDAYRTFSGDRLAAATAGDDYQLLFAAPQDFLTDATRIGAFSAGSGLTLHDCGKPVPLPPSLGYEHQPRG; encoded by the coding sequence GTGACTGAGGCCGAGTTTATTGCTGCTTTGCGCCGCCTCCCGCTGCATCCGGCGGCGCGTGGTCTGAACGACGATACCGCGCTGCTCGACGTGGGCCCGCTCGTCGTCACTACCGACACGCTGGTCGAAGGCGTGCATTTCCTGCCGACCGACCCTGCGCAGGACATCGCGTGGAAGCTGGTCGCGACCAACCTCTCCGATCTGGCCGCCAAGGGCGCTAGACTCGAAGGCATCCTCCTCAATTACCCGCTTGGTGACGATGCGTGGGACCGCGCGTTTCTCGAAGGGCTCGCGGAAGCCCTGACGGCCTTCGACACGCGCATCATCGGCGGCGACACCGTGACGCTTCCCCCGAACGCCCCCCGCGTCCTTACCGTCACCGCGTTCGGCAGCGATGCCGCCGCCCCTGCTCGCAATGGCGCACGCAACGGCGACGCGCTTTACGTCACGGGCACGATCGGCGACGCTAGCGCTGGGCTCGCGATCGCACTCGGTGCACAAGGCCCAGCCGAACTCCTCGCCGCGTACCGGCGCCCACAGCCACGGCTCGGCGACGGCCGCATCCTCGGTCCCCAGGTCCATGCGATGATGGACGTGTCCGACGGCCTGCTCATCGACGCGTCCCGCATGGCGCTCGCCAGCAACCTCGCCGTCCGCATCGACCTAGCGCGCATTCCCCTTTCCGACGCCTATCGCACCTTCTCCGGCGACCGGCTCGCCGCAGCCACCGCGGGCGACGACTACCAACTCCTTTTTGCTGCACCGCAAGATTTCCTTACCGACGCCACGCGGATCGGCGCGTTCTCAGCCGGTTCGGGGCTTACCCTTCACGACTGCGGCAAACCCGTCCCGCTCCCGCCAAGTCTAGGCTACGAACACCAACCCAGAGGATAA
- a CDS encoding J domain-containing protein, with product MWRDCEEPGEFRAPPLEGPSEGGPPQFRWFCLEHVRAFNSGYNFFDGMTADEIHYAQRPLAGWERETRAFAHGGGDTPPKWADFADPIDAIGARFGERMAAARKDGRVLSDGERRSLRVLGLGTDTDRTALRKRYSELVRRYHPDRNGGDRAHEAELQKVIAAYQHLKGATAFA from the coding sequence ATGTGGCGCGACTGCGAGGAGCCCGGCGAATTTCGTGCGCCCCCGCTCGAAGGACCGAGCGAAGGCGGACCGCCGCAGTTCCGCTGGTTCTGCCTCGAGCATGTCCGCGCGTTCAATTCGGGGTATAATTTCTTCGACGGCATGACCGCGGACGAGATTCACTACGCGCAGCGCCCGTTGGCGGGCTGGGAACGCGAAACGCGCGCGTTTGCGCATGGCGGCGGCGACACCCCGCCGAAATGGGCGGACTTCGCCGACCCGATCGATGCGATCGGTGCACGCTTCGGCGAGCGGATGGCGGCGGCGCGCAAGGATGGCCGCGTGTTGTCCGACGGCGAACGGCGCTCGTTGCGCGTGCTCGGACTAGGAACGGACACTGACCGCACCGCACTCCGTAAACGCTACAGCGAGTTGGTCCGCCGCTATCACCCCGATCGCAACGGCGGCGACCGCGCGCATGAAGCCGAGTTGCAGAAGGTGATCGCGGCCTACCAGCACCTGAAGGGCGCGACCGCGTTTGCCTGA
- a CDS encoding RcnB family protein, giving the protein MRKMILAAVAAATLVPTFATAQSYGEVRRDQREIRESRRDLDRARRYGDRGDVREARQELREDRREAREDWRDYRRTHGNLYRRPAYAGPRGYRYRPVSVGYRFAPEYYGRNYWVNDYQTYRLSRPAYGYQRWVRYGRDVVLVDTRSGRVVQVNNGFFY; this is encoded by the coding sequence ATGCGTAAGATGATCCTTGCGGCCGTAGCCGCCGCCACCCTCGTCCCCACCTTCGCGACCGCGCAGAGCTATGGCGAAGTCCGTCGCGACCAGCGCGAAATCCGCGAGAGCCGTCGCGACCTCGATCGTGCACGCCGCTACGGCGACCGCGGCGATGTCCGCGAAGCCCGCCAGGAGCTGCGCGAAGACCGCCGCGAGGCGCGCGAGGATTGGCGCGATTATCGGCGCACGCATGGCAACCTCTATCGTCGTCCGGCCTATGCCGGCCCGCGCGGCTATCGCTATCGCCCTGTCAGCGTCGGATACCGGTTCGCGCCGGAATATTATGGCCGCAACTACTGGGTGAACGACTACCAGACCTACCGCCTGTCGCGCCCGGCCTACGGCTATCAGCGCTGGGTCCGCTACGGCCGCGACGTCGTCCTGGTCGACACGCGCTCCGGCCGCGTCGTGCAGGTCAACAACGGCTTCTTCTACTAA
- a CDS encoding DUF2332 domain-containing protein has protein sequence MANEPANRAAFDIQAGYCTAMDAPITARVCTALTDALDRKSETGRRVLDWPGEPVADALALRLVGGLHALHRAGVDPHLSAVFSGAKTDPASVEMTLNATLTIHDAALLPWLDGPPQTNEAARSAGMMTGILHLAERYGPRFEVLEIGSSAGLNLLIDRYRFDLNGVNAGPSASPVTIRPEWRGAPPPSAPVEIESTRGVDIHPVDVADPVAAARLEAYVWVDAVERQARLAAAIAMVRAGGVDLVEGDAADWVEARLAEPQPAGTTRVLMHSVVWQYLPPASRERIRVAMDTAGARATAERPLGWVMMEPNRDLHRHEVRVRGWPGDRAMELVALTHAHGAWVEGLSPPYETRDYVMRRGAYEKD, from the coding sequence ATGGCAAATGAACCGGCTAACCGTGCGGCGTTCGACATCCAGGCGGGCTATTGCACCGCGATGGACGCGCCCATCACGGCTCGCGTCTGCACGGCGCTGACGGACGCGCTCGACCGCAAGAGCGAGACGGGCCGGCGGGTGCTCGACTGGCCGGGCGAGCCGGTCGCCGATGCGCTGGCGCTGCGGCTGGTGGGCGGGTTGCATGCACTCCACCGCGCGGGCGTCGATCCGCACTTGTCGGCGGTGTTCTCGGGCGCCAAGACCGACCCGGCTTCGGTCGAAATGACGCTGAACGCAACGCTCACCATTCATGATGCGGCGTTGCTGCCCTGGCTCGACGGGCCGCCGCAGACCAACGAGGCGGCACGGTCCGCGGGGATGATGACCGGCATACTGCACCTCGCCGAGCGGTACGGGCCGCGGTTCGAGGTGCTGGAGATCGGATCGAGCGCGGGGCTGAACCTGCTGATTGATCGCTATCGGTTCGACCTTAACGGCGTGAATGCCGGGCCATCGGCATCGCCGGTGACGATCCGCCCCGAATGGCGTGGCGCGCCGCCGCCAAGCGCCCCAGTCGAGATTGAGTCGACACGCGGCGTCGATATCCACCCAGTCGACGTCGCCGACCCGGTCGCGGCGGCGCGACTCGAGGCGTATGTCTGGGTCGATGCGGTCGAGCGACAGGCGCGGCTTGCGGCCGCGATCGCCATGGTGCGCGCGGGCGGCGTCGATCTGGTCGAAGGCGATGCGGCGGACTGGGTCGAGGCGCGGTTGGCCGAACCGCAGCCGGCGGGGACGACGCGTGTCCTGATGCATTCGGTGGTGTGGCAATATCTGCCGCCGGCGTCTCGCGAACGGATCCGGGTGGCGATGGATACGGCGGGGGCTCGGGCGACGGCGGAGAGGCCGCTCGGCTGGGTGATGATGGAGCCCAACCGCGACCTTCACCGGCACGAAGTTCGTGTCCGCGGTTGGCCGGGCGATCGGGCGATGGAGCTGGTCGCGCTGACGCACGCGCATGGCGCCTGGGTCGAGGGATTGTCGCCGCCGTACGAGACGCGCGATTATGTCATGCGACGTGGAGCGTACGAGAAGGACTGA
- a CDS encoding NUDIX domain-containing protein, with amino-acid sequence MRTPRPAARILLVDGQDRVLMFRFTPTDLPPLWCTPGGAVDPGESYAAAARRELWEEVGLDIDCGPEVARRVVDFRTFEGVEVTADERYFRIDVDSCDVKAGNLTEQEKQLLVGHRWFSRNDIAGFHETLYPADLVELLDATEPAKG; translated from the coding sequence ATGAGGACCCCACGCCCAGCAGCGCGCATCCTCCTTGTCGACGGCCAGGATCGCGTATTGATGTTCCGCTTCACGCCGACCGACCTCCCGCCACTCTGGTGCACTCCCGGCGGCGCAGTCGATCCCGGCGAGAGCTACGCCGCCGCAGCACGCCGCGAACTCTGGGAAGAAGTCGGCCTCGACATCGACTGCGGCCCCGAAGTCGCGCGCCGCGTCGTCGACTTCCGGACCTTCGAAGGTGTGGAGGTCACCGCCGACGAACGCTATTTCCGGATCGACGTCGACAGCTGCGACGTGAAGGCGGGCAATCTCACCGAACAGGAGAAGCAACTGCTCGTCGGTCACCGCTGGTTTTCCCGAAACGACATCGCGGGCTTCCACGAAACGCTCTATCCAGCAGACCTGGTCGAACTGCTCGACGCCACGGAACCTGCCAAGGGATAA